Proteins from one Thermotoga sp. SG1 genomic window:
- a CDS encoding ECF transporter S component encodes MRSERVNGIKRISFVGVFSALATLMMFLEFPIFPQASFLKYDPSEIPALIVSFLLGPKVGMLVILIKDVLFFLVKSGDPVGIAMNAVLGMSFVGLAGLIYHRNKSKITAIKGMIIATLFTTGFALGLNALIVPLYFKAPFELYLKFFPFILAFNLVKFGADSMVTFFVYKKVSSIFKLETVEGRNSNG; translated from the coding sequence ATGAGGAGTGAAAGGGTGAACGGCATAAAGCGGATCTCCTTTGTTGGAGTGTTTTCTGCCCTTGCAACACTCATGATGTTTCTGGAGTTTCCCATATTTCCACAGGCAAGTTTTTTGAAATACGATCCCAGTGAGATCCCGGCACTCATTGTGAGTTTTCTGCTGGGACCAAAGGTGGGCATGCTTGTAATTTTGATCAAGGATGTTCTGTTCTTTCTGGTAAAATCGGGTGATCCTGTAGGAATCGCAATGAACGCGGTTCTGGGAATGTCCTTTGTTGGACTGGCTGGTCTCATTTACCACAGAAACAAAAGCAAGATAACGGCCATAAAGGGAATGATCATAGCGACTCTCTTCACAACGGGATTTGCGCTTGGTTTGAACGCGTTGATCGTTCCTCTGTACTTCAAGGCTCCTTTCGAACTGTACTTGAAGTTTTTCCCGTTCATTCTGGCCTTCAATCTCGTGAAGTTTGGGGCTGACTCGATGGTCACTTTCTTCGTCTACAAGAAGGTTTCGAGTATCTTCAAGTTAGAAACAGTAGAAGGGAGGAACAGCAATGGCTAG
- the rplM gene encoding 50S ribosomal protein L13: protein MARYFPVQKTTMVKPEEVERKWYVVDASGKVLGRLATRIAKILMGKHKPSYTPHVDTGDYVIVVNADKVVLTGKKWDQKVYYWHSGYPGGLKSMTARQMLEKHPERLIWLAVKRMLPKNKMGRRMLRRLKVYASSEHPHQAQKPEPIEL from the coding sequence ATGGCTAGATACTTTCCCGTTCAAAAAACGACGATGGTGAAACCCGAAGAAGTGGAGAGAAAATGGTACGTTGTCGACGCTTCCGGGAAGGTTCTTGGAAGGTTGGCAACACGTATAGCAAAGATTTTGATGGGGAAACACAAACCATCTTACACTCCCCACGTTGACACGGGAGATTATGTGATCGTTGTGAACGCAGACAAAGTGGTACTCACAGGTAAGAAGTGGGATCAGAAAGTGTACTATTGGCACTCTGGATACCCTGGTGGTCTCAAATCTATGACCGCAAGGCAGATGCTTGAGAAGCATCCAGAAAGACTCATATGGCTTGCGGTCAAGAGGATGCTTCCAAAGAACAAGATGGGCAGGAGGATGCTCAGAAGACTCAAGGTGTACGCGTCTTCCGAACATCCTCATCAGGCTCAGAAACCAGAACCAATTGAATTGTGA
- the rpmA gene encoding 50S ribosomal protein L27: MAHKKSGGVAKNGRDSLPKYLGVKVGDGQFVKAGNILVRQRGTRFYPGKNVGMGRDFTLFALKDGRVKFEQKNNKKYVSVYEE; this comes from the coding sequence ATGGCACATAAAAAGAGCGGCGGTGTTGCAAAGAACGGCAGAGACAGTCTTCCAAAGTATCTTGGGGTTAAAGTGGGAGACGGACAATTCGTAAAAGCAGGGAACATACTCGTGAGGCAGAGGGGCACAAGGTTTTACCCAGGAAAAAACGTTGGAATGGGAAGAGATTTCACGCTCTTTGCTCTGAAGGATGGCAGGGTGAAGTTCGAACAGAAAAACAACAAAAAGTATGTGAGCGTTTATGAGGAGTGA
- a CDS encoding ribosomal-processing cysteine protease Prp: MIEVTITDTFFEVKGHASNEVACASVSVLTQHVANFLKEEKVARIDKRSGYLKVEFEKLEPCEVKVLAAMVRSLRELEQKFPSQIKVEVILNGT; the protein is encoded by the coding sequence ATGATAGAAGTAACCATCACCGATACTTTCTTCGAAGTGAAGGGTCATGCATCGAACGAAGTTGCCTGTGCGTCTGTGAGTGTTCTCACTCAACATGTAGCGAACTTCTTGAAGGAGGAAAAGGTTGCAAGAATAGACAAAAGATCGGGTTATCTGAAAGTGGAATTTGAAAAACTGGAACCGTGTGAAGTAAAGGTACTCGCAGCGATGGTGAGATCTTTGAGAGAACTGGAGCAGAAGTTTCCTTCCCAAATTAAAGTGGAGGTGATTCTGAATGGCACATAA
- the rplU gene encoding 50S ribosomal protein L21: MYAIVETAGRQYKVEEGRILYTEKQAEYAPGDEIVFDKVVFLRKDNEVLVGRPYVEGARVVGKVLEHAKARKVKTVKYRPRKNSKVEKGHRQWYTAIKIEKIEV; encoded by the coding sequence TTGTACGCCATCGTAGAAACAGCGGGAAGGCAGTACAAAGTGGAGGAAGGAAGGATCCTTTACACCGAAAAGCAGGCAGAGTACGCTCCTGGAGACGAGATCGTCTTCGACAAAGTGGTGTTTCTGAGAAAGGACAACGAAGTACTCGTTGGAAGACCCTATGTTGAAGGCGCAAGGGTCGTTGGAAAGGTGCTCGAACACGCCAAGGCCAGAAAGGTGAAAACGGTGAAGTACAGACCCAGGAAAAACAGCAAGGTAGAAAAAGGGCACAGGCAGTGGTACACTGCCATCAAGATCGAAAAGATCGAGGTATGA
- a CDS encoding cupin domain-containing protein: MILKRAYDVTPQEISTDSVKGVQKRVLIGLKEARNFVMRLFTVKPSGVIERHTHPWEHEIFVLKGKLTVLDEKGEKVVEEGHCIYVEPNEVHGFRNDTDSDVEFLCLIPKEGGE; this comes from the coding sequence ATGATATTAAAGAGAGCATATGATGTCACTCCCCAGGAGATATCTACAGATAGTGTAAAGGGTGTCCAAAAGCGAGTTTTGATAGGGCTTAAAGAAGCAAGAAATTTCGTCATGAGGCTCTTCACAGTAAAACCATCTGGTGTTATAGAAAGACACACACATCCCTGGGAGCATGAAATATTCGTTCTGAAAGGAAAGTTGACGGTTCTGGACGAGAAAGGTGAAAAAGTGGTGGAAGAAGGACACTGTATCTATGTAGAACCCAACGAGGTTCATGGATTCAGAAACGACACGGACAGTGATGTGGAGTTTCTCTGTTTGATACCCAAAGAAGGCGGAGAGTAA
- the jag gene encoding RNA-binding cell elongation regulator Jag/EloR: protein MKKVIERAPSVNEAIERVVKRYGLEENEYTVNVLEKGFQGIFGLFSKEAVVEVSIKKSYFERRLREFLEDILRVVDPNVKVAVRSSGRSFFVDVDSENVGRLIGKHGKTLGALQHITMIFLNRLSDTKLNVILDMGDYREKRRKSLEKIVEEAVKKALSEKTKVTLDPMFAFERRQVHKLVKKYKGVTSYSVGVEPYRRVVIEYVGTKREGRRRHDIKESI, encoded by the coding sequence ATGAAAAAGGTCATCGAAAGAGCTCCTTCTGTAAACGAAGCCATTGAGAGGGTAGTCAAAAGGTACGGACTCGAAGAAAACGAGTACACGGTAAACGTTCTGGAGAAAGGATTCCAAGGCATATTTGGACTTTTCTCAAAAGAAGCCGTCGTTGAGGTTTCAATCAAAAAGTCCTATTTTGAAAGGAGATTGAGAGAGTTTCTGGAAGACATACTGCGTGTGGTGGATCCTAATGTTAAAGTGGCTGTGAGATCTTCCGGAAGGAGTTTCTTCGTTGACGTGGACAGTGAGAACGTGGGAAGGTTGATAGGAAAACATGGAAAAACATTGGGTGCTCTTCAACACATCACGATGATTTTTCTGAACAGACTGAGTGATACGAAATTGAACGTGATCCTCGACATGGGAGATTACAGGGAAAAGAGGAGGAAATCGCTTGAGAAGATAGTTGAAGAAGCGGTGAAAAAAGCTCTTTCAGAGAAAACGAAAGTGACTCTCGATCCCATGTTTGCTTTCGAAAGGAGACAGGTTCACAAACTGGTTAAGAAGTACAAAGGTGTCACGAGCTATTCAGTGGGAGTGGAGCCTTACAGACGGGTTGTTATAGAGTACGTCGGAACAAAGAGGGAGGGAAGAAGAAGACATGATATTAAAGAGAGCATATGA
- the rpsI gene encoding 30S ribosomal protein S9 translates to MAGVIGYYGTGRRKTAVARVYLRPGDGKVKVNGKEYESLNDYFKNVAWTKHAIEPLEVTNTLGKFDLVIRVNGGGLSGQAGAVRLGIARALLQYDENLKSVLKKYKMLTRDPREVERKKYGLKKARRAPQFSKR, encoded by the coding sequence ATGGCCGGTGTTATCGGATATTACGGAACAGGAAGAAGAAAGACTGCGGTTGCAAGAGTTTACCTGAGACCTGGTGATGGGAAGGTCAAAGTGAACGGAAAAGAGTACGAGAGTCTGAATGACTATTTCAAAAACGTCGCCTGGACAAAGCACGCCATAGAACCTCTTGAGGTGACGAACACCCTTGGAAAATTCGATCTTGTGATCAGAGTAAACGGTGGTGGTCTTTCTGGACAGGCCGGTGCTGTGAGATTGGGCATAGCCCGTGCTCTGCTTCAGTACGATGAAAACCTGAAATCTGTCCTCAAAAAATACAAGATGCTCACAAGAGACCCGAGAGAAGTCGAAAGGAAGAAGTACGGTTTGAAGAAAGCAAGAAGGGCACCACAGTTCTCCAAGAGATGA